One Streptomyces sp. NBC_00223 genomic window carries:
- a CDS encoding carbohydrate ABC transporter permease, with protein MSAAVKPGSAAGVTYHTPKKRRAGWNILGGITVVIMGFPVYWMIITALRPSQEILSYHQKLYPSSVTLNQFKRAMDMPNFWDNVKSSVIISAFSVIIAIGIGLLAAYAIGRFRFWGRRGLIIALLVIQLIPATSMLIPIYIQLNKAGGLNEYWGVIVVYAATTLPFSVWMLRGFIINIPKELEESAMVDGCSQMTAFRRVILPLLAPGLVAASIYALMTAWNEYLFAYVLLQDNDKYTLSVWLLDFTTQRGTDYGALMAGSILIALPVVIFFLFVQRKVASGLTAGAVKG; from the coding sequence GTGAGCGCCGCGGTCAAGCCCGGCTCCGCTGCCGGAGTCACCTACCACACCCCGAAGAAGCGCCGCGCGGGCTGGAACATACTCGGCGGGATCACCGTCGTGATCATGGGCTTCCCGGTGTACTGGATGATCATCACCGCGCTCCGGCCGAGCCAGGAGATCCTCAGCTACCACCAGAAGCTCTATCCCAGCTCGGTCACCCTGAACCAGTTCAAGCGCGCGATGGACATGCCCAACTTCTGGGACAACGTCAAGAGCAGCGTGATCATCTCGGCGTTCAGTGTGATCATCGCCATCGGTATCGGACTGCTCGCCGCGTACGCCATCGGCCGGTTCCGGTTCTGGGGCCGCCGCGGGCTGATCATCGCCCTGCTGGTGATCCAGCTGATCCCCGCCACCTCGATGCTGATCCCGATCTACATCCAGCTCAACAAGGCGGGCGGCCTGAACGAGTACTGGGGTGTCATCGTCGTCTACGCGGCCACCACCCTGCCGTTCTCGGTGTGGATGCTGCGCGGCTTCATCATCAACATCCCCAAGGAGCTGGAGGAGTCGGCCATGGTCGACGGCTGCAGCCAGATGACCGCCTTCCGCCGGGTCATCCTGCCGCTGCTCGCCCCCGGCCTGGTCGCCGCGTCGATCTACGCGCTGATGACCGCCTGGAACGAGTACCTGTTCGCCTATGTCCTCCTCCAGGACAACGACAAGTACACCCTGAGCGTCTGGCTGCTGGACTTCACCACGCAGCGCGGTACGGACTACGGCGCCCTGATGGCCGGCTCGATCCTCATCGCCCTGCCCGTGGTGATCTTCTTCCTGTTCGTTCAGCGCAAGGTTGCCTCCGGCCTGACGGCCGGGGCGGTGAAGGGATGA
- a CDS encoding extracellular solute-binding protein, giving the protein MKRKLIAAVGVATMIAGVAACGGSDKKDDKAAAKPADRSGTVTVWLMSEAQSTWPDAVKNANDAFAAKYPNVKVKVQYQQWSDKIQKLDAALSGSSAPDIVELGNTETQTYILNGALADVDKKQFANSDTWIKGLEDTCSYQGKLYCVPYYAGARVAIYNSDDFKAATGSADLPATEDALTAALDKIEAKKGSDKTYSPLYLPGQYWYAAMSYVAAYGGQIAKTDGTTWTADLESPAAQQGIQHFIDLVKKYNHGDQTKDEADHANVMAHEKAGLIYGNGWEAGSVITPPNGNAKLKDAIKTATMPGPNGKALPSFIGGSDLAVISKSKVQDLAKEWIADFTSEKNEAILVSKQTLPNNTKQLEPMKADPATAAAANAVPDAWFTPIAPGWAAIEKQGILKTMLLDIIKGKSVADATKTADDKINSLINNAS; this is encoded by the coding sequence ATGAAGCGCAAGCTCATCGCGGCGGTCGGCGTCGCAACCATGATCGCTGGTGTCGCGGCGTGTGGCGGTTCGGACAAGAAGGACGACAAGGCGGCCGCCAAGCCGGCCGACCGCTCCGGCACCGTGACGGTCTGGCTCATGTCGGAGGCCCAGAGCACCTGGCCCGACGCCGTGAAGAACGCCAACGACGCCTTCGCCGCGAAGTACCCGAACGTCAAGGTCAAGGTCCAGTACCAGCAGTGGAGCGACAAGATCCAGAAGCTGGACGCCGCGCTCTCCGGCTCCAGCGCGCCGGACATCGTGGAACTGGGCAACACCGAGACGCAGACGTACATCCTCAACGGCGCACTCGCCGATGTGGACAAGAAGCAGTTCGCGAACTCGGACACCTGGATCAAGGGTCTTGAGGACACCTGCTCCTACCAGGGCAAGCTCTACTGCGTGCCCTACTACGCCGGTGCCCGCGTGGCGATCTACAACTCCGACGACTTCAAGGCCGCCACCGGCTCCGCCGACCTGCCGGCCACCGAGGACGCGCTGACCGCCGCCCTGGACAAGATCGAGGCGAAGAAGGGCAGCGACAAGACCTACTCGCCGCTGTACCTGCCCGGCCAGTACTGGTACGCCGCCATGTCGTACGTCGCCGCGTACGGCGGTCAGATCGCCAAGACCGACGGCACCACGTGGACCGCCGACCTGGAGAGCCCGGCGGCCCAGCAGGGCATCCAGCACTTCATCGACCTGGTGAAGAAGTACAACCACGGCGACCAGACCAAGGACGAGGCGGACCACGCCAACGTCATGGCCCACGAGAAGGCCGGCCTGATCTACGGCAACGGCTGGGAGGCGGGCAGCGTCATCACCCCGCCGAACGGCAACGCCAAGCTCAAGGACGCCATCAAGACGGCCACCATGCCCGGCCCGAACGGCAAGGCACTGCCGTCCTTCATCGGCGGCTCGGACCTCGCGGTGATCAGCAAGTCCAAGGTCCAGGACCTGGCCAAGGAGTGGATCGCCGACTTCACCAGCGAGAAGAACGAGGCCATCCTGGTCTCGAAGCAGACCCTCCCGAACAACACCAAGCAGCTTGAGCCGATGAAGGCCGACCCGGCCACGGCCGCCGCCGCCAACGCGGTGCCGGACGCCTGGTTCACCCCGATCGCCCCCGGCTGGGCCGCGATCGAGAAGCAGGGCATCCTCAAGACGATGCTGCTCGACATCATCAAGGGCAAGAGCGTCGCGGATGCCACCAAGACCGCCGACGACAAGATCAACTCGCTGATCAACAACGCCTCCTGA
- the mctP gene encoding monocarboxylate uptake permease MctP produces the protein MKDGVNGVALGVFIFFFVAVTVLGFLAARWRRAENALHLDEWGLGGRSFGTWVTWFLLGGDLYTAYTFIAVPAAIYGAGAAGFFAVPYTIITYPLVFLFLPRLWSVSHKHGYVTSSDFIRGRFGSKSLSVAMALTGILATMPYIALQLVGIQAVLDVMGVGGGDSTNWFVKDLPLLIAFGVLAAYTYSSGLRAPALIAFVKDALIYIVIVVAIIYIPYKLGGFDDIFGKASQAYAVKNPVTGAPRGSLVTGPQAQWAYATLALGSAMALFLYPHSVTAVLSGKSRDVIRRNTAILPLYSLMLGLLALLGFMALADGVGKGVKGYNAQLAIPQLFENMFPSWFAGVAFAAVGIGALVPAAIMSIAAANLFTRNIYKDLIRPDATPEEETRVSKLASLVVKVGALAFVLTMDKTVAINFQLLGGIWILQTVPTIVSGLFTRWFHRWALLAGWLAGMGYGTWKAYEQSSPAQAHFGGSSDMIPAIGEKGYIGLTAIVLNVGVAVVLTFVLRALKAPAGSDETTRSDYTAEAGERDVTPELPAPAGA, from the coding sequence GTGAAGGACGGTGTGAACGGCGTCGCACTCGGCGTCTTCATCTTCTTCTTCGTCGCCGTCACGGTGCTCGGCTTCCTCGCCGCCCGCTGGCGACGCGCGGAGAACGCCCTCCACCTCGACGAATGGGGCCTGGGCGGCCGGAGCTTCGGCACCTGGGTCACCTGGTTCCTGCTGGGCGGCGACCTCTACACCGCGTACACCTTCATCGCCGTCCCGGCGGCGATCTACGGCGCGGGCGCGGCCGGCTTCTTCGCCGTGCCGTACACGATCATCACCTACCCGCTGGTCTTCCTCTTCCTGCCGCGGCTGTGGTCGGTCTCGCACAAGCACGGCTACGTCACCTCGTCGGACTTCATCCGCGGGCGGTTCGGCTCCAAGAGCCTGTCGGTGGCGATGGCGCTCACCGGCATCCTGGCGACCATGCCGTACATCGCGCTCCAGCTGGTCGGCATCCAGGCCGTGCTGGACGTGATGGGCGTGGGCGGCGGCGACTCGACCAACTGGTTCGTCAAGGACCTCCCGCTGCTGATCGCGTTCGGTGTGCTGGCCGCGTACACGTACTCCTCCGGGCTGCGGGCGCCCGCGCTGATCGCCTTCGTCAAGGACGCGCTGATCTACATCGTGATAGTGGTGGCGATCATCTACATCCCGTACAAGCTGGGCGGCTTCGACGACATCTTCGGCAAGGCGAGCCAGGCGTACGCGGTGAAGAACCCGGTCACCGGGGCGCCGCGCGGCTCGCTGGTGACCGGGCCGCAGGCGCAGTGGGCGTACGCCACGCTCGCGCTGGGCTCGGCGATGGCGCTCTTCCTGTACCCGCACTCGGTGACGGCCGTGCTCTCCGGCAAGAGCCGTGACGTGATACGGCGCAACACCGCGATCCTGCCGCTGTACTCGCTGATGCTGGGCCTGCTGGCGCTGCTCGGCTTCATGGCCCTCGCGGACGGCGTCGGCAAGGGCGTCAAGGGCTACAACGCCCAGCTGGCCATCCCGCAGCTCTTCGAGAACATGTTCCCGTCCTGGTTCGCGGGGGTGGCCTTCGCGGCGGTCGGCATCGGCGCGCTGGTCCCGGCGGCGATCATGTCCATCGCGGCGGCGAACCTCTTCACCCGCAACATCTACAAGGACCTGATCCGGCCGGACGCCACCCCCGAGGAGGAGACCCGGGTCTCCAAGCTGGCCTCGCTGGTGGTCAAGGTCGGCGCGCTGGCCTTCGTGCTGACCATGGACAAGACCGTCGCGATCAACTTCCAGCTGCTCGGCGGGATCTGGATCCTCCAGACCGTGCCCACCATCGTCAGCGGACTGTTCACCCGCTGGTTCCACCGCTGGGCACTGCTCGCGGGCTGGCTGGCCGGCATGGGATACGGCACCTGGAAGGCGTACGAGCAGTCCAGCCCCGCCCAGGCGCACTTCGGCGGCAGCTCGGACATGATCCCGGCGATCGGCGAGAAGGGCTACATCGGGCTGACCGCCATCGTGCTCAACGTGGGGGTCGCGGTCGTGCTCACCTTCGTGCTGCGCGCGCTCAAGGCGCCCGCGGGCTCCGACGAGACCACCCGGTCCGACTACACCGCCGAGGCCGGGGAGCGCGATGTGACGCCCGAACTGCCCGCCCCCGCGGGAGCCTGA
- a CDS encoding carbohydrate ABC transporter permease: protein MSAADTHASGQVTGGRPIGPPPASHRSATKGSGRTTPRNRQSRTLPYLLITPALLIMAGVLGYPLVDTIVLSFQDERRNNLWSGTAPPWVGLDQYTSVLGDGEFWGVVVRTVVFVVVCVLLTMSLGLLLALLMQRVSNWMRITMSSVMIAVWAMPLLVATSVFKFMFDSDYGLVNQLLTRLPGVDYTRHNWFLNGTSGMAIIAGLVIWGAIPFIAISLHAALTQVPKELEEAARIDGARGIGIFRFVTFPVIKPVFVMTSTLSVIWDFGVLGQILLMRNGHPEQDYQVLGLYSYTQAFTVNSFSRGAAISVITVLLLSGVSVYYLRQLLKIGEVE, encoded by the coding sequence ATGAGTGCCGCCGACACGCATGCCTCCGGGCAGGTGACGGGAGGACGCCCGATCGGGCCGCCGCCCGCCTCGCACCGGTCAGCCACCAAAGGCTCCGGCCGTACCACCCCCCGGAACCGGCAGAGCAGAACCCTGCCCTATCTGCTGATCACCCCGGCGCTGCTGATCATGGCGGGCGTGCTCGGCTATCCGCTCGTCGACACCATCGTGCTGTCCTTCCAGGACGAGCGCCGCAACAACCTCTGGTCGGGCACCGCCCCGCCATGGGTGGGCCTCGACCAGTACACCTCGGTGCTCGGCGACGGCGAGTTCTGGGGCGTGGTCGTCCGCACGGTGGTCTTCGTCGTGGTCTGTGTGCTTCTGACGATGTCGCTCGGCCTGCTGCTCGCCCTGCTGATGCAGCGGGTGTCCAACTGGATGCGGATCACCATGAGCAGCGTGATGATCGCCGTGTGGGCGATGCCGCTGCTGGTCGCCACCTCGGTCTTCAAGTTTATGTTCGACTCGGACTACGGCCTGGTGAACCAGCTGCTCACCCGGCTGCCCGGCGTCGACTACACCCGCCACAACTGGTTCCTCAACGGGACCTCCGGCATGGCGATCATCGCCGGCCTGGTGATCTGGGGTGCCATCCCCTTCATCGCCATCAGCCTCCACGCGGCCCTCACCCAGGTGCCCAAGGAGCTGGAGGAGGCCGCGCGGATCGACGGCGCCCGGGGTATCGGGATCTTCCGCTTCGTGACCTTCCCGGTGATCAAGCCGGTGTTCGTGATGACCAGCACCCTGTCGGTGATCTGGGACTTCGGTGTGCTCGGCCAGATCCTGCTGATGCGCAACGGCCACCCGGAGCAGGACTACCAGGTGCTCGGCCTCTACTCGTACACCCAGGCGTTCACCGTCAACTCCTTCAGCCGCGGCGCGGCCATCTCGGTCATCACCGTGCTGCTGCTGTCCGGCGTCTCCGTCTACTACCTGCGTCAGCTGCTGAAGATCGGAGAGGTCGAGTGA
- a CDS encoding DUF3311 domain-containing protein, producing MSDEQPETPPPVISRLRVLAGLCLAIPLVALLWVDSYARLTPAFIGIPFFYWYQMAWVPVAALLTYAAYVLVRREERARKGGAAK from the coding sequence ATGTCGGACGAACAACCCGAGACACCGCCGCCCGTCATCAGCCGGTTACGGGTGCTGGCCGGTCTCTGCCTGGCCATTCCGCTCGTCGCGCTGCTGTGGGTGGACTCCTACGCGCGGCTGACGCCCGCCTTCATCGGGATTCCGTTCTTCTACTGGTACCAGATGGCCTGGGTGCCGGTGGCGGCCCTGCTGACGTACGCCGCGTACGTGCTGGTCCGCCGTGAGGAGCGGGCGCGCAAGGGGGGTGCGGCCAAGTGA
- a CDS encoding GntR family transcriptional regulator gives MQSDAGTSADTTGNGTAGRTARVPKYYRLKRHLLDITQTMPPGTPVPPERTLATEFDTSRTTVRQALQELVVEGRLERIQGKGTFVAKPKVSQALQLTSYTEDMRAQGLEPTSQLLDIGYITADDRLAGLLDMKTGGRVLRIERLRLANSEPMAIETTHLSAKRFPALRRSLAKYTSLYTALAEVYDVRLAEAEETIETSLATPREAGLLSTDVGLPMLMLSRHSIDTTGEPVEWVRSVYRGDRYKFVARLKRPTD, from the coding sequence ATGCAGAGCGACGCGGGCACCAGCGCGGACACCACGGGGAACGGCACCGCGGGCCGCACCGCCCGTGTGCCCAAGTACTACCGGCTCAAGCGCCATCTCCTGGACATCACCCAGACGATGCCGCCGGGCACCCCGGTGCCCCCGGAACGCACCCTGGCCACCGAGTTCGACACCTCCCGCACGACCGTGCGGCAGGCACTCCAGGAACTCGTGGTCGAGGGCAGGCTCGAACGCATCCAGGGCAAGGGCACCTTCGTCGCCAAGCCCAAGGTCTCCCAGGCGCTCCAGCTGACCTCCTACACCGAGGACATGCGGGCCCAGGGTCTGGAGCCGACCTCCCAACTGCTCGACATCGGTTACATCACGGCCGACGACCGGCTGGCCGGACTGCTGGACATGAAGACCGGCGGCCGGGTGCTCCGGATCGAGCGACTGCGCCTGGCCAACAGCGAGCCGATGGCGATCGAGACCACCCACCTGTCCGCGAAGCGCTTCCCCGCGCTGCGCCGCAGCCTGGCGAAGTACACCTCGCTCTACACCGCCCTGGCCGAGGTCTACGACGTCCGGCTGGCCGAGGCCGAGGAGACCATCGAGACCTCGCTCGCCACCCCGCGCGAAGCCGGACTGCTCAGCACCGACGTCGGTCTGCCGATGCTGATGCTCTCCCGGCACTCGATCGACACCACCGGGGAGCCGGTCGAGTGGGTCCGTTCGGTCTACCGAGGCGACCGCTACAAGTTCGTCGCCCGCCTCAAACGTCCGACGGACTGA
- a CDS encoding GlxA family transcriptional regulator: MLKNVAVALLDGVHPFELGVVCEVFGLDRRDDGLPVYDFAVVSAEGPLLGTHAGFGLVTSVDLDRLEEADLIAVPSGDAYARRGFPPELLRALGRAVERGAKVLSVCSGVFVLGAAGLLDGRRCAAHWRHTELLAGRYPEARVEPDVLYVDDSGVITSAGTAAGIDACLHLVRKEQGSAVANGIARRMVVPPHREGGQAQYVDRPLPRATSDTVTGVLSWMERHLDREVTVEELAARAHMSPRTFARRFQQETGTTPYRWLLGQRVLLARELLEGTDDTVDAVAARAGFGNAATMRHHFSRWTGTTPQSYRRTFRDPDRVAEGGSARAAQGAQDAAEGAGGQAPAGAGSSGVTSRSPASAV; this comes from the coding sequence ATGCTCAAGAATGTGGCGGTCGCGCTCCTGGACGGCGTCCACCCCTTCGAACTCGGGGTGGTCTGCGAGGTCTTCGGCCTGGACCGGCGTGACGACGGGCTGCCGGTGTACGACTTCGCGGTCGTCTCGGCCGAAGGCCCGCTGCTGGGCACGCACGCCGGGTTCGGCCTCGTCACCTCGGTCGACCTGGACCGGCTGGAGGAGGCCGATCTGATCGCCGTACCCTCCGGCGACGCCTACGCCCGGCGCGGCTTCCCGCCCGAGCTGCTGCGGGCGCTGGGCCGGGCGGTGGAGCGCGGCGCGAAGGTGCTCAGCGTCTGCTCGGGCGTCTTCGTGCTGGGCGCGGCCGGGCTGCTCGACGGCCGGCGCTGCGCCGCGCACTGGCGGCACACCGAACTGCTGGCCGGCCGCTACCCCGAGGCCCGGGTCGAGCCGGACGTGCTGTACGTGGACGACTCCGGGGTGATCACCTCGGCGGGCACGGCGGCCGGGATCGACGCCTGTCTGCACCTGGTGCGCAAGGAGCAGGGCAGCGCGGTGGCCAACGGCATCGCCCGCCGGATGGTCGTGCCGCCGCACCGGGAGGGCGGCCAGGCGCAGTACGTCGACCGGCCGCTGCCCAGGGCCACCAGCGACACGGTGACCGGGGTGCTGTCGTGGATGGAGCGGCATCTCGACCGCGAGGTGACGGTCGAGGAGTTGGCGGCCAGGGCCCATATGTCGCCGCGCACCTTCGCCCGCCGCTTCCAGCAGGAGACCGGCACCACGCCGTACCGCTGGCTGCTGGGCCAGCGGGTGCTGCTGGCCAGGGAGCTGCTGGAGGGCACCGACGACACGGTGGACGCGGTGGCGGCCCGCGCCGGGTTCGGCAACGCGGCCACGATGCGGCACCACTTCAGCCGCTGGACGGGCACCACCCCGCAGTCCTACCGCCGCACCTTCCGCGACCCCGACAGGGTCGCGGAAGGCGGGTCCGCGCGGGCCGCCCAGGGGGCCCAGGACGCGGCGGAAGGAGCCGGGGGTCAGGCTCCCGCGGGGGCGGGCAGTTCGGGCGTCACATCGCGCTCCCCGGCCTCGGCGGTGTAG
- a CDS encoding ribonucleoside-diphosphate reductase subunit alpha, whose translation MTIAPADPATADLGIARPRAPHSDDGPGAELLRHLVRLTADLPDTDPGRVAASALRGRNAASDAAELRSLATEAAAGLISEDPAYSRLAARLLTETIAEEAAGQGAVSFSASIAVGHREGLIADRTADFVTLHAARLDALVDDALDAGADDRFGYFGLRTLHSRYLLRHPITRQVIETPQHFMLRVAAGLAEDDTSRALDEVAALYRLMSALDYLPSSPTLFNSGTRHPQMSSCYLLDSPLDELDSIYDRYHQVARLSKHAGGIGLPYSRVRSRGSLIRGTNGHSNGIVPFLKTLDASVAAVNQGGRRKGAAAVYLETWHSDIEEFLELRDNTGEDARRTHNLNLAHWVPDEFMRRVEADGPWSLFSPADVPELVDLWGDDFDAAYRAAEAAGLAQRTVQARELYGRMMRTLAQTGQGWMTFKDASNRTANQTALPGRTVHSSNLCTEILEVTDDSETAVCNLGSVSLSAFVTREGAPDEAGDRIDWARLDATVRTAVTFLDRVVDINFYPTEQAGRSNSRWRPVGLGVMGLQDVFFKLGLPFDSPEAKALSTRIAERIMLAAYEASADLAERGGPLPAWQETRAAAGVLHPDHYGVEFHWPERWAALRARIAATGMRNSLLLAIAPTATIASIAGVYECIEPQVSNLFKRETLSGEFLQVNSYLVAELKRLGVWDAQSREALRDANGSVQGFSWIPAEVRALYRTAWEIPQRGLIDMAAARTPYLDQSQSLNLFLETPTIGKLSSMYAYAWKQGLKTTYYLRSRPATRIARAAQAQTAPAKTPVPVIADPDAVACSLENPESCEACQ comes from the coding sequence GTGACCATCGCCCCCGCAGATCCCGCCACAGCCGACCTCGGCATCGCGCGCCCCCGGGCGCCGCACTCCGACGACGGCCCCGGCGCCGAACTGCTCCGTCACCTCGTACGGCTCACCGCCGATCTCCCCGACACCGACCCCGGCCGGGTCGCCGCGTCCGCGCTGCGCGGCCGCAACGCCGCCTCCGACGCGGCCGAGCTGCGCTCCCTGGCCACCGAGGCCGCCGCCGGGCTGATCTCCGAGGACCCGGCGTACTCCCGGCTGGCCGCCCGGCTGCTGACCGAGACCATCGCCGAGGAGGCGGCCGGCCAGGGCGCGGTGTCCTTCTCCGCCTCGATCGCCGTCGGCCACCGCGAGGGCCTGATCGCCGACCGCACGGCCGACTTCGTCACCCTGCACGCGGCCCGGCTCGACGCCCTGGTGGACGACGCGCTCGACGCGGGCGCCGACGACCGCTTCGGCTACTTCGGCCTGCGCACCCTGCACAGCCGCTATCTGCTGCGCCACCCGATCACCCGGCAGGTCATCGAGACCCCGCAGCACTTCATGCTCCGGGTCGCGGCCGGTCTCGCCGAGGACGACACCTCCCGCGCGCTGGACGAGGTCGCCGCGCTCTACCGGCTGATGAGCGCCCTGGACTACCTGCCCAGCTCCCCCACCCTCTTCAACTCCGGCACCCGGCACCCGCAGATGTCCTCGTGCTATCTGCTGGACTCCCCGCTGGACGAGCTGGACTCGATCTACGACCGCTACCACCAGGTGGCCCGGCTCTCCAAGCACGCGGGCGGCATCGGCCTGCCCTACTCCCGGGTCCGCTCGCGCGGTTCGCTGATCCGCGGCACCAACGGGCACTCCAACGGCATCGTGCCCTTCCTCAAGACGCTGGACGCCTCGGTCGCGGCGGTCAACCAGGGCGGCCGCCGCAAGGGCGCGGCCGCGGTCTACCTGGAGACCTGGCACTCCGACATCGAGGAGTTCCTCGAACTGCGGGACAACACCGGCGAGGACGCCCGCCGCACCCACAACCTCAACCTCGCGCACTGGGTGCCGGACGAGTTCATGCGCCGGGTCGAGGCGGACGGCCCCTGGTCGCTCTTCTCGCCGGCCGACGTGCCCGAGCTGGTCGACCTGTGGGGCGACGACTTCGACGCCGCCTACCGGGCCGCCGAGGCCGCCGGACTGGCCCAGCGCACGGTCCAGGCCCGCGAGCTGTACGGACGGATGATGCGCACCCTGGCGCAGACCGGCCAGGGCTGGATGACCTTCAAGGACGCCTCGAACCGTACGGCCAACCAGACCGCGCTGCCCGGCCGTACCGTGCACTCCTCGAATCTGTGCACCGAGATCCTGGAGGTCACCGACGACTCCGAGACGGCCGTCTGCAACCTCGGCTCGGTCAGTCTGAGCGCCTTCGTCACGCGGGAGGGGGCACCGGACGAGGCCGGGGACCGGATCGACTGGGCGCGGCTGGACGCGACCGTGCGCACCGCGGTGACCTTCCTCGACCGTGTGGTGGACATCAACTTCTACCCGACCGAGCAGGCCGGCCGCTCCAACTCCCGCTGGCGTCCGGTGGGTCTGGGCGTGATGGGCCTCCAGGACGTGTTCTTCAAGCTGGGGCTGCCCTTCGACTCCCCCGAGGCGAAGGCGCTGTCCACCCGGATCGCCGAGCGGATCATGCTCGCCGCGTACGAGGCGTCGGCCGACCTCGCCGAGCGCGGCGGCCCGCTGCCCGCGTGGCAGGAGACCCGCGCGGCCGCCGGGGTGCTGCACCCCGACCACTACGGCGTGGAGTTCCACTGGCCGGAGCGCTGGGCGGCGCTGCGCGCCCGGATCGCGGCCACCGGTATGCGCAACTCGCTGCTGCTGGCCATCGCCCCGACCGCGACCATCGCGTCCATCGCGGGCGTCTACGAGTGCATCGAGCCGCAGGTCTCCAACCTCTTCAAGCGCGAGACGCTGTCCGGTGAGTTCCTCCAGGTCAACTCCTACCTGGTGGCCGAGCTGAAGCGGCTGGGCGTGTGGGACGCGCAGTCCCGGGAGGCGCTGCGCGACGCCAACGGCTCGGTGCAGGGCTTCAGCTGGATTCCGGCGGAGGTGCGGGCGCTGTACCGCACGGCGTGGGAGATCCCGCAGCGCGGCCTGATCGACATGGCGGCGGCCCGCACCCCGTATCTCGACCAGAGCCAGTCGCTGAACCTGTTCCTGGAGACGCCGACGATCGGCAAGCTCAGCTCGATGTACGCCTACGCGTGGAAGCAGGGCCTCAAGACCACATACTACCTGCGGTCACGACCCGCGACCCGGATCGCCCGCGCGGCCCAGGCGCAGACCGCGCCCGCCAAGACCCCCGTACCCGTGATCGCCGACCCCGACGCGGTCGCGTGCTCTCTCGAAAACCCCGAGTCCTGCGAGGCCTGCCAGTAA